A single genomic interval of Terriglobales bacterium harbors:
- a CDS encoding helix-turn-helix transcriptional regulator, which yields MRAIREALGLTLKDVESASALIAEKYNNQEYSIPASRLSEMETKGMLPSIYRVYSLAMLYRKGVDEILSVFGIPLGNLAEDISVTQPPPKSHILSVSDEGRTIEMPLRFDPGFDMRKTTNMGRMVEKWGTVPLHFLSKFARTSYTYGYVGTDDLTLYPLILPGSFLQIDENKNKIQEGGWRSEYERPIYFVETREGFLCCWCSLVGSQIVLQPHPLSPVPVRIFKHPQEAEVLGQVVGVAMSLGDVGTVELEQFLAKQQTLNPGV from the coding sequence TTGCGAGCAATACGCGAAGCTCTAGGTCTGACGCTGAAAGATGTTGAATCGGCGAGTGCCCTGATTGCAGAGAAATATAACAATCAGGAATACTCCATCCCCGCCAGCCGCCTTTCTGAAATGGAAACCAAAGGCATGCTGCCCAGCATTTATCGCGTCTATTCCCTGGCGATGCTCTACCGCAAGGGTGTGGATGAGATCCTCTCGGTCTTCGGAATCCCGCTGGGCAATCTCGCGGAAGATATTTCAGTGACACAGCCTCCGCCCAAGAGTCATATTCTTTCGGTATCGGATGAAGGGCGGACGATTGAAATGCCCCTGCGCTTTGACCCCGGCTTCGACATGCGAAAGACCACCAATATGGGCCGGATGGTCGAAAAGTGGGGCACCGTGCCCTTGCATTTCCTCTCCAAATTCGCGCGTACCAGCTATACCTACGGATACGTGGGAACTGATGATCTGACTTTGTATCCTCTGATTTTGCCGGGTTCATTTCTGCAAATTGACGAGAACAAAAACAAGATCCAGGAGGGCGGCTGGCGCAGTGAATATGAGCGTCCCATCTACTTTGTAGAAACGCGAGAGGGCTTTCTTTGCTGCTGGTGCTCGCTGGTAGGAAGCCAGATCGTTCTGCAACCCCATCCTCTATCGCCGGTGCCAGTGCGCATTTTTAAGCACCCACAAGAGGCAGAAGTACTGGGGCAGGTGGTGGGTGTGGCTATGAGCCTGGGGGACGTGGGGACTGTTGAGCTCGAGCAATTTCTCGCAAAGCAGCAAACACTGAATCCAGGTGTTTAG
- a CDS encoding YncE family protein — MGLQMRLLIRRSAAVLNKAAAGVVCLVLLTGCGDTFRPVANPIPQPGGNPVGTIENSIVLATNGTGAGTTTNINVSGDTVVAVLPVGVYPVHAAIIAADLFIANRDGDSLSVYPSSAGAGASVTTVTLPAGAKPLFVASTDNTNVYVAQSGTNSVGVVSLATLAEVNSITDASISTPAAIAQLPNGSKIYVANKGSGKVTVIDSATFVIKGAITVGTTPSAIVASPDGNCVYVANQGSGTVTVINSLNDATPVAAITVGAGPSFLRFDSKLQRVYVANTGGNSVSIINHAADCSASTATTVMVGTAPTSVAALSDGTRAYVANSGSGNVSVILTSSNTVKTFGLSNAIAVGANPVSVGSSADGTKVVVANNSGSISVIQTSTDTVIPGLNLTPTTGAIPVAPNPRFVLMNP; from the coding sequence ATGGGTTTACAAATGCGTTTATTGATCAGGCGTAGTGCGGCTGTTTTGAACAAGGCAGCCGCGGGAGTAGTTTGCCTAGTCCTGCTGACCGGCTGCGGCGATACCTTCCGCCCGGTAGCCAACCCGATTCCACAGCCCGGCGGCAACCCAGTAGGGACAATCGAAAACTCCATTGTTCTCGCCACCAATGGCACCGGCGCAGGTACGACAACGAACATAAACGTGTCTGGAGACACAGTGGTAGCGGTCCTTCCAGTGGGCGTATATCCGGTACATGCCGCCATTATTGCCGCGGACTTATTTATCGCCAACCGTGATGGTGATAGTCTCAGCGTCTATCCTTCAAGTGCAGGTGCAGGGGCCTCGGTCACAACCGTTACACTGCCCGCAGGCGCCAAGCCACTGTTCGTTGCCAGTACCGACAATACCAATGTCTATGTGGCGCAATCGGGCACAAATTCTGTAGGAGTGGTTTCGCTGGCCACATTGGCGGAAGTAAATAGCATCACCGATGCTTCCATATCGACCCCGGCGGCCATCGCCCAATTGCCCAACGGCAGCAAGATTTATGTGGCTAATAAGGGCAGCGGTAAGGTTACGGTGATTGATTCGGCAACGTTTGTCATTAAAGGCGCAATTACAGTGGGAACCACACCCTCGGCGATCGTCGCCAGTCCTGACGGCAATTGTGTGTACGTAGCCAATCAAGGCAGTGGCACCGTCACGGTAATCAACAGCTTGAACGATGCAACTCCTGTGGCTGCGATTACCGTCGGCGCGGGGCCTAGCTTCCTGCGTTTTGATTCCAAACTGCAGCGTGTTTACGTAGCCAATACGGGCGGCAATTCGGTTTCAATCATCAATCACGCTGCCGATTGCAGCGCATCTACGGCAACTACGGTTATGGTTGGCACCGCTCCCACGTCGGTTGCCGCGCTCTCCGATGGGACGCGCGCTTACGTTGCCAATTCCGGTAGTGGCAACGTCTCTGTCATTCTCACCAGCAGTAATACCGTAAAAACCTTTGGTCTTTCCAATGCCATTGCTGTAGGAGCAAATCCAGTTTCAGTAGGCTCTTCCGCTGACGGTACTAAGGTTGTGGTCGCTAACAACTCAGGAAGCATTTCCGTAATTCAAACTAGCACCGATACTGTGATTCCGGGATTAAACCTGACGCCAACCACAGGCGCCATCCCCGTCGCCCCTAATCCCCGGTTCGTGTTGATGAACCCGTAG